Proteins co-encoded in one Desulfitobacterium hafniense DCB-2 genomic window:
- a CDS encoding response regulator transcription factor, giving the protein MTKEKILIADDEVELAELVKDFLSDEQYEALVARDGHEALELFRMNQPQLVILDIMMPGLDGMEVCRRIRAESNVPIIMLSAKKAEVDKILGLGLGADDYIVKPFSPGEVVARVKAQLRRFKMSAVPEPKTRLLSYSGLEIDVQGYEAALAGRPLELTTKEFELLRFLALHPNQVLTREQIFANVWGFNESGDLNTVTVHIKKLREKIESDLANPTFIKTVWGVGYKFSGGAK; this is encoded by the coding sequence ATGACAAAAGAAAAAATTCTGATCGCCGACGATGAGGTGGAGCTTGCGGAACTGGTCAAAGACTTTTTAAGCGACGAACAGTATGAGGCTTTGGTCGCCAGGGATGGTCATGAGGCCCTGGAGCTGTTCAGGATGAACCAGCCCCAGCTGGTGATTCTGGATATCATGATGCCCGGCCTTGATGGGATGGAGGTCTGCCGGAGGATCCGCGCCGAATCCAATGTCCCCATCATCATGTTAAGCGCGAAAAAGGCCGAGGTGGATAAAATCCTCGGCTTGGGACTGGGGGCGGACGACTATATTGTCAAGCCCTTCAGCCCCGGTGAAGTGGTGGCCAGGGTGAAGGCTCAATTGCGCAGATTCAAGATGAGCGCTGTTCCCGAGCCCAAAACCCGGCTCTTGTCATACAGCGGTCTGGAAATTGATGTGCAGGGGTATGAGGCGGCCTTGGCCGGCCGTCCTCTGGAGCTGACCACCAAAGAATTCGAATTGCTGCGGTTTCTGGCCCTGCACCCCAATCAGGTCTTGACCCGGGAGCAAATTTTTGCCAATGTTTGGGGGTTTAATGAAAGCGGTGATTTAAATACCGTGACCGTCCACATTAAGAAACTGAGAGAAAAAATCGAATCGGACCTCGCCAATCCCACATTTATCAAAACCGTTTGGGGCGTGG